One genomic region from Phycodurus eques isolate BA_2022a chromosome 16, UOR_Pequ_1.1, whole genome shotgun sequence encodes:
- the LOC133414522 gene encoding protein Tob2, with translation MHLEVKVALNFIVSYLYNKLPRRRADLFGEELERILVSRFEGHWYPEAPLRGSAFRCLHLGAPRDPVVELAAKRSGLDTEEVRANVPAELSVWIDPYEVSYQIGEKGAVKVLYLEDPLGLSCDGERPEGVMREVKGDSELEEAKSLGFNPDAQVFVPVGSQLSPSLMPPLTSSPTPPSVQSGPTLFKYPTSSSPADPAAHSSNTSTPSPPTSGIPYLAAQQPPSSLPAARPQPITFTTAAFAATKFGSTKMKKCSAAGSAGASGVTVGVPPVQRMLSHSPTAILAPEMLKHKSLSLSMHSLVGPMPSQLSPNAKEFVYPGSQSPLYFDADPQPLQAHASRLQPPHSVSTHPSFDPFSSPPPSQSMGILGTNGEISYMEKPQFVEGLGSYNLQYPSQSFQPVVLAN, from the coding sequence ATGCATCTAGAGGTGAAGGTTGCGCTCAACTTTATCGTGTCCTATTTGTACAATAAGCTACCTCGGCGTCGTGCTGACCTCTTTGGCGAGGAGCTCGAGCGGATCCTGGTATCTCGCTTTGAGGGTCACTGGTACCCCGAGGCCCCTCTTCGTGGCTCTGCGTTCCGCTGCCTGCACCTGGGAGCCCCGAGAGACCCTGTTGTGGAGCTCGCCGCCAAGAGAAGTGGACTGGATACGGAGGAGGTGCGTGCAAATGTCCCTGCGGAGCTCAGTGTGTGGATTGACCCCTATGAGGTGTCCTACCAGATTGGAGAGAAGGGGGCGGTGAAGGTGCTGTACCTGGAGGACCCACTAGGTCTCAGCTGTGATGGTGAGCGCCCTGAAGGGGTAATGAGAGAGGTTAAAGGAGATTCTGAGTTAGAGGAAGCAAAGAGTCTGGGCTTCAATCCAGACGCTCAGGTGTTTGTTCCAGTCGGAAGCCAGTTATCTCCTTCCCTCATGCCGCCGCTCACCAGTTCTCCCACGCCGCCGTCTGTCCAATCTGGCCCCACACTCTTCAAGTACCCcacctccagctcacccgcggaCCCCGCCGCCCACTCCTCCAACACATCCACCCCTTCTCCTCCCACCAGTGGGATACCCTACCTCGCCGCTCAGCagcccccctcctccctccccgCAGCCCGTCCTCAACCCATCACCTTCACTACAGCCGCTTTTGCCGCCACTAAATTTGGCTCCACCAAAATGAAGAAGTGCAGTGCGGCCGGGTCAGCGGGCGCTTCCGGCGTCACCGTCGGAGTCCCGCCTGTccagaggatgctttcccactctcCCACCGCCATCTTGGCTCCAGAGATGCTGAAGCACaaatcgctctctctctccatgcACTCACTTGTAGGTCCCATGCCCAGCCAGCTCTCCCCCAATGCCAAAGAGTTTGTCTACCCAGGATCTCAGAGCCCCCTTTACTTTGATGCTGACCCCCAGCCCTTGCAAGCTCACGCAAGCCGATTACAGCCCCCCCACAGTGTCAGCACCCACCCGTCCTTTGACCCTTTCTCCAGTCCTCCCCCGTCCCAGAGTATGGGCATCTTGGGCACCAATGGAGAGATATCCTACATGGAGAAACCTCAATTTGTTGAGGGTTTAGGGAGCTACAACCTGCAATATCCAAGTCAGTCCTTCCAGCCTGTTGTGTTGGCCAACTAA